The Drosophila mauritiana strain mau12 chromosome 2R, ASM438214v1, whole genome shotgun sequence genome has a segment encoding these proteins:
- the LOC117138144 gene encoding SET domain-containing protein SmydA-8 — protein MPKVAKGNGKQRMAAVTDDFSRKCEIKHNDMLGRFVVALCNLRAGETLLLENPIVVLPQMGDRRCSKCFNLTESFCRKCRLLALCEDCSDHDERDCKRLAEMNFSDDQVELLQKKEHTEIQPVLKCLLLREHEETLPLYEEMSQMESQLMTRRGTDIWKNYQEHAFTPLNSGGVLAQLRGAADEDLVQGLLGILDINAYEIRAPEVGGAMRGLYRRAGLFAHSCMPNLVISIDDERRIKVYANRFIAAGEILYNCYTNVLLGTEERREILKEGKCFDCSCPRCQDPTELGTHMSSFICSHCSCADGYIVRQPDTGIWQCLLNPEHTLKQEFVSNMLERAKEEIFHARDDIYRQELLLAKLSRLLHRNHFLMLDLKQNIASVLRQILQNIGTRPNKKVYERKIRLCQEILLVLKVVTPGVSRLKAIALYELANTQAELARKMYTEMEHSANDLLAELERVEVMLRESLRMLLFEPLATPEGQLTRSMLRELKDLQDDIKNLRESDDDVVNQ, from the exons ATGCCAAAGGTAGCCAAAGGGAACGGGAAACAGAGAATGGCCGCAGTAACCGACGATTTTTCGAGGAAGTGCGAGATAAAGCATAATGACATGCTGGGCAG ATTTGTGGTTGCCCTGTGTAATCTTCGAGCTGGCGAGACCCTGCTGCTGGAGAATCCTATAGTGGTTTTGCCCCAAATGGGCGATAGACGCTGCTCCAAGTGCTTTAATTTAACCGAGAGTTTTTGTAG AAAGTGCCGTCTGTTGGCTTTGTGTGAGGATTGCTCGGATCATGACGAACGCGATTGCAAAAGACTTGCTGAAATGAATTTTTCCGACGACCAGGTGGAACTGCTCCAGAAAAAGGAGCACACCGAAATCCAGCCAGTTCTGAAATGCCTGCTGTTAAGAGAGCACGAGGAAACCCTGCCCTTGTACGAGGAAATGTCCCAAATGGAGTCCCAACTTATGACTAGAAGAGGGACTGATATCTGGAAAAACTACCAGGAGCACGCATTTACTCCTCTGAATTCTGGTGGAGTGCTAGCACAACTACGAGGTGCGGCGGATGAGGACCTAGTACAGGGTCTCCTAGGCATCCTGGACATAAATGCCTACGAGATAAGGGCTCCGGAGGTGGGTGGCGCCATGAGAGGACTGTATCGCCGGGCAGGACTATTTGCCCACAGCTGCATGCCCAACCTGGTCATTTCAATCGATGACGAGCGACGTATAAAGGTCTACGCCAATCGGTTTATAGCCGCCGGAGAGATCCTTTACAATTGCTACACCAATGTGCTCCTGGGCACCGAGGAGCGTCGCGAAATCCTAAAAGAGGGCAAGTGCTTCGACTGCTCCTGTCCGCGATGCCAGGATCCCACCGAGCTGGGAACACACATGAGCAGTTTCATTTGCAGTCACTGCTCGTGCGCAGATGGGTACATAGTACGGCAGCCGGATACCGGAATATGGCAGTGCCTTCTTAATCCGGAGCACACACTGAAACAGGAGTTCGTATCGAACATGCTGGAACGGGCCAAGGAGGAAATATTTCACGCAAGGGATGATATATATCGACAGGAGCTCCTCTTGGCCAAGCTGAGTCGCCTTCTTCATCGGAATCATTTCCTAATGCTGGATCTAAAGCAAAATATCGCCTCTGTATTGCGACAGATCCTTCAGAATATAGGTACCCGACCAAATAAGAAAGTATACGAGCGGAAGATTCGATTGTGCCAGGAGATATTGTTGGTACTCAAGGTCGTAACTCCTGGAGTCTCCAGATTGAAGGCTATCGCCCTCTATGAACTGGCTAACACACAGGCCGAATTGGCCAGAAAAATGTATACTGAAATGGAGCACAGTGCCAATGACCTTCTG GCCGAATTGGAAAGAGTTGAGGTCATGCTGCGGGAGTCCCTGCGAATGCTTCTATTTGAGCCACTGGCCACTCCAGAGGGCCAGCTGACGCGATCAATGCTCCGAGAGCTGAAGGATCTGCAGGATGATATAAAAAATCTGCGAGAATCCGATGACGATGTGGTAAATCAATAA